The Christiangramia flava JLT2011 genome has a segment encoding these proteins:
- a CDS encoding alanine dehydrogenase: protein MAKQISPFTKEQLIPQEETLEIYKSKGQLFIGIPKETSYQEKRICLSPDAVAAITAHGHRVLIESEAGKWARFSDKDYSDAGAEITKDTKKVFSCPIILKIEPPSLEELEYVNPQTILISALQIKTQRKEYFQKLATKRITALGFEFIRDEDGSYPIVRALSEIAGTASVLIASEIMSNHAEGNGLMFGNISGVPPIEVVILGAGTVGEFAARSALGLGASIKVFDSSLTKLRNIQSAIGQKFYTSTIQPKNLLKALKRCDAVIGAVRGKDRSPVLITEDMIRTMKRGAVVIDVSIDMGGCVETSEVTSHDKPIFTKHNVIHYGVPNIPSRYARTSSLSISNIFTPYLLHIAEEGGLENTLRFDRGLRNGLYFYHGILTNKSIADWFNLSYRDINLLIF, encoded by the coding sequence ATGGCTAAGCAGATTTCCCCCTTTACTAAAGAACAATTGATTCCACAGGAAGAGACCCTGGAAATCTATAAAAGTAAAGGCCAGCTGTTCATTGGTATTCCCAAAGAAACCTCTTACCAGGAAAAACGAATTTGTTTAAGCCCAGACGCTGTTGCCGCCATCACTGCGCACGGTCACCGAGTGCTAATAGAATCTGAAGCCGGAAAATGGGCTCGTTTCAGCGATAAAGATTATTCTGATGCTGGTGCTGAGATCACTAAAGACACCAAAAAAGTATTTTCTTGCCCTATCATCTTAAAAATTGAACCGCCTTCGCTGGAAGAGCTGGAGTACGTTAATCCTCAAACTATTCTGATATCCGCTCTACAGATCAAAACCCAGCGCAAGGAATATTTTCAGAAACTTGCCACTAAAAGAATTACTGCTTTGGGATTTGAATTTATTCGGGATGAAGACGGAAGTTATCCTATTGTTCGGGCTTTAAGTGAAATTGCCGGAACCGCTTCGGTTTTGATTGCTTCCGAAATCATGAGCAATCATGCAGAAGGTAACGGATTAATGTTTGGGAATATCAGCGGGGTCCCTCCTATTGAGGTGGTCATTCTCGGCGCCGGGACCGTTGGAGAATTTGCTGCTCGCTCCGCTTTAGGCCTCGGCGCGAGCATAAAGGTTTTTGATAGTTCTCTTACAAAACTTCGGAACATTCAGTCTGCTATCGGGCAAAAATTCTATACCAGCACCATTCAACCCAAAAATTTACTGAAAGCCTTGAAACGCTGTGATGCTGTTATTGGCGCAGTTCGAGGTAAAGATCGCTCTCCAGTTCTGATCACGGAGGATATGATCCGGACCATGAAACGGGGTGCCGTGGTCATTGACGTGAGCATCGACATGGGCGGTTGCGTGGAAACCAGCGAAGTGACTTCGCATGACAAACCAATTTTCACCAAGCACAATGTGATCCACTACGGTGTTCCAAATATCCCATCACGATATGCGCGTACCTCTTCCCTCTCGATTAGCAACATTTTCACACCTTACCTTTTGCATATCGCTGAAGAAGGCGGCCTGGAAAACACGCTGAGATTTGATCGTGGTTTACGGAATGGTTTGTATTTTTACCACGGAATTTTAACCAATAAGTCAATTGCAGACTGGTTCAATCTTTCCTATCGCGATATAAACCTTTTGATATTTTAA
- a CDS encoding DUF4258 domain-containing protein, producing the protein MTTLQRFGYFGVGLFFGIIILIFFLGGKRASCDYGPNARVLAEIESKTRLYSENSEKFMQEHKIDTAVISGILNAGKVNFDRSDVHATPCNQYYISGSAKDTIVELDIQNCDTIATIRSIRFK; encoded by the coding sequence ATGACCACTTTACAAAGATTTGGATATTTCGGAGTTGGGCTCTTCTTCGGAATCATCATCCTGATATTTTTTCTCGGCGGAAAAAGAGCATCCTGCGATTACGGTCCAAATGCACGTGTCCTTGCTGAAATTGAATCTAAAACCAGGCTGTATTCTGAAAATTCAGAAAAATTTATGCAGGAACATAAAATTGATACTGCAGTGATTTCAGGAATACTGAATGCCGGGAAAGTGAATTTTGACCGAAGCGACGTGCACGCTACCCCTTGTAATCAATATTATATTTCAGGTTCAGCAAAAGACACTATTGTAGAGCTGGACATTCAAAATTGTGATACCATCGCTACCATTCGGTCGATACGATTCAAATAA
- the bcp gene encoding thioredoxin-dependent thiol peroxidase: MTTLKEGDKAPDFQSKDQDGNEVQLSDYKGKKLVLFFYPKASTPGCTAEACNLNENLDKLKAGGYEVLGVSADSAKRQQNFRNKYDFQYPLLADEEKEVINAYGVWGPKKFMGKEYDGIHRTTFLIDENGTIEEVISKVKTKEHTDQILK, translated from the coding sequence ATGACTACACTGAAAGAAGGAGACAAGGCACCTGATTTTCAATCAAAAGATCAGGATGGGAACGAGGTTCAGCTAAGCGATTATAAAGGGAAAAAGCTTGTATTGTTTTTTTATCCTAAAGCCAGTACTCCTGGCTGTACGGCCGAAGCCTGCAATTTGAATGAAAATCTGGATAAGCTTAAAGCTGGCGGATATGAAGTATTGGGAGTAAGTGCCGACTCTGCAAAAAGACAGCAAAATTTCCGTAATAAATATGATTTTCAGTACCCGTTACTGGCTGATGAAGAAAAGGAGGTTATCAATGCCTACGGTGTTTGGGGTCCAAAAAAGTTTATGGGAAAAGAATATGATGGGATTCATCGAACAACTTTTCTGATTGATGAAAATGGAACGATTGAAGAGGTGATCTCCAAGGTTAAAACCAAAGAACACACCGATCAGATTTTAAAATAA
- a CDS encoding endonuclease III domain-containing protein — protein sequence MTKKEKVQFIIDTLENIYPEIPIPLDHKDPYTLLIAVLLSAQSTDVKVNQITPELFRIADNPYKMVQLSVEEIRDIIKPVGLSPMKSKGIHGLSQILIEKYNGEVPASFEALEELPAVGHKTASVVMAQAFNIPAFPVDTHIHRLMYRWNLSNGKSVAQTEKDAKRLFPKDLWNKLHLQIIWYGRQYSPARGWDLEKDVITKTVGRKTVIQEYDKKKKK from the coding sequence ATGACAAAAAAGGAAAAAGTTCAGTTCATTATTGATACGCTTGAAAATATCTATCCGGAAATTCCTATTCCGCTAGACCATAAAGATCCTTACACTTTGTTGATAGCCGTTTTACTTTCGGCTCAGAGTACCGATGTGAAAGTAAACCAGATCACTCCGGAACTTTTCCGTATTGCTGATAATCCTTATAAAATGGTTCAGTTAAGCGTGGAAGAGATCAGGGACATCATCAAACCGGTGGGGCTTTCTCCCATGAAATCCAAAGGCATTCATGGTTTATCACAAATTCTTATTGAAAAATATAACGGAGAGGTTCCTGCCAGTTTTGAAGCTCTGGAAGAACTTCCTGCCGTTGGTCACAAAACTGCCAGCGTAGTCATGGCACAGGCTTTCAATATTCCGGCATTTCCCGTTGATACCCATATTCACCGTCTTATGTATCGCTGGAATCTAAGCAATGGGAAAAGTGTTGCTCAAACTGAAAAAGATGCGAAACGCTTATTTCCCAAAGACCTTTGGAACAAACTACATTTACAGATAATTTGGTACGGAAGACAATATTCTCCCGCCCGTGGCTGGGATCTGGAAAAAGATGTGATCACTAAAACGGTAGGAAGAAAAACCGTTATTCAGGAATATGACAAAAAGAAGAAAAAATAA
- a CDS encoding RNA polymerase sigma factor, with the protein MDNTKISDSFLVSQYIHGDENALAALINRHQHRIYSFIFSKVFDKDIAEDIFQDTFIKVIRTLKRGKYNEEGKFLPWVMRIAHNLVIDHFRKNKRMPKFDNSGDFNIFSVLSDDDLNAERQLIKDQIESDVQELIKELPADQLEVLTMRIYKDMSFKEIAERTDVSINTALGRMRYALINLRKIIEKRNLILTN; encoded by the coding sequence ATGGATAACACGAAGATCTCTGACTCTTTTCTTGTCTCGCAATATATCCACGGAGATGAGAATGCACTGGCCGCCCTTATTAACCGTCACCAACATCGTATTTACAGCTTTATTTTTTCCAAAGTTTTCGATAAAGATATCGCCGAAGATATTTTTCAGGATACCTTCATCAAGGTCATTCGCACGCTGAAACGTGGCAAATATAATGAGGAAGGGAAATTTTTACCCTGGGTGATGCGCATTGCTCATAACCTGGTCATCGATCATTTCAGAAAGAACAAAAGAATGCCCAAGTTTGATAACAGTGGGGATTTCAATATTTTCTCGGTGTTGAGCGATGATGATCTGAATGCGGAAAGACAACTGATCAAAGACCAGATCGAGAGCGATGTACAGGAACTGATCAAGGAACTGCCAGCAGATCAACTCGAAGTGCTGACCATGCGTATCTACAAAGACATGAGTTTTAAGGAAATTGCTGAAAGGACCGATGTGAGTATCAATACGGCTTTAGGACGTATGAGATATGCACTGATCAACCTTCGGAAGATCATTGAGAAAAGAAATTTGATTTTAACAAATTAA
- the uvrA gene encoding excinuclease ABC subunit UvrA, with protein sequence MTVDVKNVDPKKNIIIKGAKLHNLKNINAIIPRNKLVVITGLSGSGKSSLAFDTLYAEGQRRYVESLSSYARQFLGRLDKPKVDYIKGIAPAIAIEQKVNSTNPRSTVGTSTEIYDYLKLLFARIGRTYSPISGNEVKKDTVTDVVEYVRTFPEREKMLLLAPIHVEEGRSLKKKIEILAKQGYSRVKVKEEVLRIDEADLEHADPENTFLVVDRIVKKDEEDFYNRLADAVEAAFFEGKGELFIERLADSSKRHFSNKFELDGMSFIEPNVHLFSFNNPYGACPRCEGYGDVIGIDEDLVIPNTGLSIYENAIFPWRGDSMSWYRDQLVKNSHKFDFPIHKPWFELTDAQKDLVWNGNEYFEGITEFFEFLESKAYKIQNRVMLSRYRGKTRCSVCKGKRLRPEAQYVKINGASITDLVEKPLDKVRAFFSELELNEHDTKIAKRLLTEIRNRLEFLSNVGLDYLTLNRKSNTLSGGESQRINLATSLGSSLVGSMYILDEPSIGLHPRDSERLIGVLQHLRDLGNTVVVVEHDEEIMNAADEIIDIGPEAGTNGGDVVATGTLQEILKSDSLTAGYLNGKLQIEVPEKRRQSKNQIKILGARENNLKNIDVEIPLGVFTAITGVSGSGKSTLVKKILYPAIQKELGGYGEKAGQFSGIEGNFKNLGTVEFVDQNPIGRSSRSNPVTYIKAYDDIRNLFADQRLAKLRGFKAKHFSFNVDGGRCETCKGEGEVTIEMQFMADVHLECETCNGKRFKKEVLEVTFHDKNIDDILNMTIDDATQFFEDHDQKKIVKKLKPLKDVGLGYVQLGQSSSTLSGGEAQRIKLASFLVKGTTKEKALFIFDEPTTGLHFHDIKKLLKSFNALIAKGHSVIVIEHNMDLVKCADYVIDLGPEGGEKGGYLVAEGTPEEIVKNKKSYTATYLKPKL encoded by the coding sequence ATGACAGTAGACGTAAAGAATGTAGACCCCAAAAAGAATATCATCATTAAAGGTGCCAAGCTGCACAATCTTAAAAATATCAATGCGATCATTCCACGAAATAAATTGGTGGTGATTACCGGCCTTTCAGGTTCTGGAAAATCAAGCCTGGCTTTTGATACGCTTTATGCGGAAGGTCAGCGCCGCTATGTGGAAAGTCTGAGCTCGTATGCAAGGCAATTTTTGGGACGACTGGATAAGCCGAAGGTGGATTACATCAAGGGAATAGCTCCCGCGATCGCTATCGAGCAAAAGGTAAATTCCACGAACCCGCGATCTACCGTGGGAACTTCTACCGAAATTTATGACTATCTCAAATTGCTTTTTGCCAGGATTGGCAGGACCTACTCTCCTATTTCAGGAAATGAGGTAAAAAAAGACACGGTTACCGATGTGGTGGAATACGTAAGAACTTTTCCCGAGCGTGAGAAAATGCTGCTGCTGGCTCCTATTCATGTGGAAGAAGGTAGGTCGTTAAAGAAAAAGATCGAGATACTCGCCAAACAGGGCTATAGCCGGGTGAAAGTTAAAGAGGAGGTACTTCGAATAGATGAGGCCGATCTGGAACACGCTGATCCTGAAAATACCTTCCTGGTAGTCGACCGGATTGTAAAAAAAGATGAAGAAGATTTTTATAACCGTTTGGCTGATGCCGTGGAAGCCGCATTCTTTGAAGGAAAAGGCGAACTTTTCATTGAAAGATTAGCCGATTCTTCTAAAAGGCATTTCAGCAATAAGTTTGAGCTGGACGGGATGAGCTTCATAGAGCCAAATGTTCACCTATTCAGTTTTAATAATCCCTATGGAGCCTGCCCGCGATGCGAGGGTTATGGCGATGTGATCGGGATTGATGAAGACCTGGTTATTCCAAATACCGGACTCTCAATCTATGAAAATGCTATTTTTCCCTGGCGCGGTGATAGTATGAGCTGGTATCGTGATCAACTGGTTAAAAATTCGCATAAATTCGACTTCCCCATTCACAAACCCTGGTTTGAGTTGACCGATGCACAGAAGGATCTGGTATGGAACGGGAATGAATATTTTGAAGGAATCACTGAATTCTTCGAATTCCTGGAAAGCAAAGCCTATAAGATCCAAAATCGCGTCATGCTTTCGAGGTATCGCGGAAAGACTCGCTGTTCGGTTTGTAAAGGAAAAAGACTTCGGCCGGAAGCACAATATGTAAAGATCAATGGTGCCAGTATTACTGATCTTGTAGAAAAGCCACTAGATAAAGTTCGGGCATTTTTCAGTGAACTGGAATTGAACGAACATGACACCAAAATTGCAAAACGTTTGCTTACAGAAATCAGGAACCGATTGGAATTTTTATCCAATGTTGGCCTTGATTACCTTACCTTAAATCGAAAATCAAATACGCTTTCAGGAGGAGAATCGCAACGTATCAATCTGGCAACTTCACTGGGAAGCAGCCTTGTTGGTTCCATGTATATTCTGGATGAACCTTCCATCGGGCTGCATCCGCGAGATTCGGAAAGACTGATTGGTGTCTTACAGCATCTTCGCGATCTCGGAAATACGGTAGTGGTGGTGGAGCATGATGAGGAAATCATGAATGCTGCAGATGAAATTATTGATATTGGCCCGGAAGCGGGAACCAATGGTGGAGATGTGGTGGCGACCGGAACACTCCAGGAAATCTTAAAATCTGATTCTCTTACGGCCGGTTACCTGAACGGAAAACTACAAATTGAAGTTCCAGAGAAAAGACGCCAGAGCAAAAATCAGATTAAAATCCTGGGAGCTCGCGAAAACAATCTGAAAAATATCGATGTTGAAATTCCATTAGGGGTTTTTACCGCGATCACCGGAGTCTCAGGCAGCGGAAAGAGTACGCTGGTCAAAAAAATTCTTTACCCCGCTATTCAGAAGGAATTGGGAGGTTATGGAGAAAAAGCCGGGCAGTTCTCCGGTATCGAAGGAAACTTCAAGAACCTTGGAACAGTAGAGTTCGTGGACCAGAATCCAATTGGCCGTTCGTCTCGTTCCAACCCGGTGACCTACATTAAGGCCTATGACGATATCAGGAATCTTTTCGCAGATCAGCGCCTGGCTAAACTGAGAGGTTTTAAGGCAAAGCATTTTTCTTTCAATGTGGACGGCGGAAGGTGTGAAACCTGTAAAGGCGAAGGGGAAGTGACGATCGAAATGCAGTTCATGGCAGACGTGCACCTGGAATGCGAGACCTGCAACGGAAAGCGTTTCAAAAAGGAAGTTTTAGAAGTTACTTTCCATGATAAGAACATCGACGATATATTAAATATGACCATTGATGACGCCACGCAGTTTTTTGAAGATCACGACCAGAAGAAAATTGTAAAAAAACTGAAACCTTTGAAAGATGTAGGGCTTGGGTATGTGCAATTGGGTCAAAGTTCTTCGACCCTTTCCGGGGGTGAAGCGCAAAGGATCAAACTGGCTTCCTTCCTGGTGAAAGGTACCACTAAAGAAAAAGCACTGTTCATTTTTGACGAACCAACCACAGGATTGCATTTTCACGACATCAAAAAACTGCTGAAATCTTTCAACGCGCTGATCGCTAAAGGTCATAGTGTGATCGTCATCGAACATAATATGGATTTGGTGAAATGTGCCGATTACGTGATCGATCTTGGGCCTGAAGGCGGCGAGAAGGGCGGTTACCTGGTGGCGGAAGGTACCCCTGAAGAAATCGTCAAAAATAAAAAATCATATACGGCAACTTACTTAAAACCAAAACTTTAA
- a CDS encoding lipopolysaccharide biosynthesis protein: MGIVINQSFKNMVTTYLGFGIGAINTLFLFTYFLDREHYGLVSYLLSASNLIWPFMVFGVHSTLIKFFSSYKTRGEQDRLLNLIVITPAIVGLVLGAMAALFYQHLLAYFEGENDLVKPYVWLIFLIAFATAYFEVFFSWSKIYYKSVFGNTMKEVFHRLVISLLLFAYYWQWISISFFIYGVAATYVFRMLVMALYAFSLHRPNFSFQLPKNLSPVLKYSALILLASSVATVLLDLDKVMIEHYLPIENVAIYGIAVYIATVISVPQKAMHQITNPMTAEMLNKKDRKGLSELYHKSSLNLFIVSGIIFIWIITNVQDLYELIPDEYSISILVVLTISLVKLSDNLLGNNNSILFNSDYYRITLAVGVVLVFVAFLMNVLLIPEFGIEGAALASFIAFGVYNISKLFIVYSKFAITPFSPGTGKVLLLISIFSIAFYFLNLPFHPVLNISIKVAIAGLMYALLIYFLKISAEVNAVIDRFTRRP; this comes from the coding sequence ATGGGAATTGTAATCAACCAGTCGTTCAAGAATATGGTGACGACCTATCTCGGCTTCGGGATTGGGGCGATCAATACGCTTTTCCTATTCACCTATTTCCTGGACCGGGAACATTACGGACTGGTTAGTTATTTGCTTTCTGCTTCTAATTTGATCTGGCCCTTTATGGTTTTTGGGGTACACAGCACGCTGATCAAGTTTTTCAGTTCATATAAAACCAGGGGAGAACAGGATCGTTTACTAAATCTTATCGTAATTACACCAGCGATCGTTGGACTGGTTTTGGGTGCGATGGCGGCTTTGTTTTACCAACATTTACTGGCTTATTTTGAAGGTGAAAATGACCTGGTAAAACCTTATGTCTGGCTAATTTTTCTCATCGCTTTTGCCACGGCCTATTTTGAAGTTTTCTTTTCCTGGTCTAAAATTTATTACAAAAGTGTTTTTGGGAACACGATGAAAGAAGTTTTCCACCGGTTGGTAATAAGTCTACTGCTTTTTGCCTATTACTGGCAGTGGATCAGTATCAGTTTTTTTATTTACGGGGTGGCTGCAACCTATGTTTTCCGGATGCTGGTCATGGCCTTGTATGCTTTTTCTCTTCACCGGCCCAATTTTTCCTTTCAACTTCCGAAGAATTTATCCCCGGTTTTAAAATATTCGGCACTTATCCTGTTAGCATCTTCGGTTGCGACCGTTTTACTGGACCTGGATAAAGTCATGATCGAACACTACCTCCCGATCGAAAATGTCGCGATCTACGGAATCGCTGTGTATATCGCCACCGTAATCTCTGTTCCACAAAAGGCGATGCACCAGATCACTAACCCGATGACGGCCGAAATGCTCAATAAAAAAGATCGGAAAGGCCTTAGCGAATTGTATCACAAAAGTTCTCTGAATTTGTTCATCGTAAGCGGGATCATTTTTATTTGGATCATCACCAACGTGCAGGATCTTTATGAACTGATTCCCGATGAATACAGTATTAGCATCCTGGTGGTCTTGACGATTTCCCTGGTCAAACTTTCTGATAATTTACTAGGCAACAATAATAGTATCCTTTTTAATAGCGATTATTATCGAATAACATTGGCTGTTGGAGTAGTACTTGTTTTTGTTGCATTTTTAATGAATGTGTTACTGATCCCTGAATTTGGAATTGAAGGTGCTGCCTTGGCAAGTTTCATAGCCTTCGGGGTCTACAATATTTCGAAGCTCTTTATAGTGTACAGCAAATTCGCAATAACGCCATTTTCCCCGGGAACCGGTAAGGTTCTGTTACTCATTAGCATTTTCAGTATCGCATTTTATTTTCTGAATCTGCCTTTTCATCCTGTGCTGAATATATCGATTAAGGTGGCGATAGCCGGGTTGATGTATGCCTTACTGATTTATTTTTTAAAGATTTCAGCTGAAGTAAACGCGGTAATCGATCGCTTTACCCGAAGACCATAA
- a CDS encoding glycosyltransferase: MKKVLIIAYYWPPAGGPGVQRWLKFVKYLRDFNVEPVLYIPENPSYPIRDEDLVQEVPDDIQILKKPIFEPYSLAGIFGRRETQTISSGIIEDSRKQSLLQKILLFIRGNFFIPDARKFWVRPSVKFLKQELEKRAFDTIITTGPPHSLHLIGLELKKDTGIRWIADFRDPWTQIGYHEKMKLAASSRKKHEKLEKKVLNAADDILVTSYTTREEFESKTNRPVHLITNGFDTEIEQQNTEHSEFWISHIGSLLAGRNPENLWLALSELLNENEDFRKKFRLKLAGRISDSVLESIQAAGLQEFLENKGYISHSEALKLQRQSSVLLLLEINSEETKGIIPGKVFEYLSANKPILAVGPANWDAEQILKKTLAGSFFQYHEKKAIKTYILSCFRGEVLQPDRTEIQQYHRRNLTYKLSEVIRK, encoded by the coding sequence ATGAAGAAGGTTCTCATTATAGCGTATTACTGGCCGCCTGCGGGTGGTCCAGGTGTTCAAAGATGGCTGAAATTCGTCAAATATCTCAGAGATTTTAATGTGGAACCTGTTTTGTATATCCCGGAGAATCCCTCTTACCCAATTAGAGACGAAGACCTGGTGCAGGAAGTACCGGACGATATCCAGATACTGAAAAAGCCTATTTTCGAACCCTATTCTTTGGCAGGTATCTTCGGAAGAAGAGAAACTCAAACGATTAGTTCCGGGATTATTGAGGACTCCCGAAAACAAAGCTTGCTTCAGAAAATCCTGTTGTTTATCAGGGGGAATTTCTTTATTCCCGATGCCAGGAAATTCTGGGTACGTCCTTCCGTGAAATTTCTGAAACAGGAGCTCGAAAAGCGAGCGTTTGATACGATAATTACCACCGGGCCGCCACACAGCCTTCATCTAATCGGTTTAGAACTGAAGAAAGATACAGGTATCAGGTGGATTGCTGATTTTCGTGATCCCTGGACGCAGATAGGTTATCATGAAAAAATGAAGTTAGCAGCATCGTCTCGAAAGAAACATGAAAAACTGGAAAAAAAGGTTTTGAATGCTGCTGATGATATTCTGGTGACGAGTTACACGACCCGGGAAGAATTTGAGTCAAAAACCAATCGACCAGTACATTTGATTACGAATGGTTTTGATACGGAAATTGAGCAGCAAAATACCGAACATTCAGAATTCTGGATCTCGCATATCGGTTCTTTACTGGCCGGGCGTAACCCTGAAAATCTCTGGCTGGCACTTTCGGAGCTGCTTAATGAAAATGAAGATTTCAGGAAGAAATTTCGTTTAAAACTGGCTGGAAGGATCAGTGATTCGGTATTGGAAAGTATTCAAGCAGCCGGACTTCAGGAGTTCCTGGAAAACAAAGGTTATATCAGTCATTCAGAAGCCTTAAAACTGCAGCGGCAGAGTTCCGTTTTGTTGCTGCTGGAGATCAATTCTGAAGAAACAAAGGGAATCATCCCCGGGAAAGTTTTCGAATATCTTTCAGCCAATAAACCTATACTGGCTGTGGGGCCAGCAAACTGGGATGCGGAGCAGATATTGAAGAAAACTTTAGCCGGAAGCTTTTTTCAATATCATGAGAAAAAAGCTATTAAAACGTATATTTTAAGCTGTTTCCGAGGAGAAGTCCTGCAACCGGATAGGACTGAAATTCAGCAATATCACCGCCGGAATTTAACATATAAACTTAGTGAAGTGATCAGGAAATAA